The Sorangiineae bacterium MSr11367 genome window below encodes:
- a CDS encoding SDR family NAD(P)-dependent oxidoreductase: MDTTALLEQNKKALVAIKDLKARLARAESVARAPIAVVGMACRFPGGCRTPDDLWALLREERDAVGEARWPDALFDAGAITTRALGRIDHEADFDPEFFHVSPREAASMDPQHRLLLEVAWEACENAGILPEKLQGSRTGIFVGIGNNDYGDFELRNADLNAVSAHAGTGNAACLAAGRLSFFLGTKGPALVIDTACSSSLVAIHQACASLRQGESEVALAGGINLVLSPNGSVFLTRFGALSPTGRCRAFAEAADGYVRAEGCGVVVLKRLDDAQRDGDPIWAVIRGSALNHDGRSGGLTVPNGAAQRELLLAALANAGVAPQRIGYLEAHGTGTPLGDPIEMGAIAAVFGSAPRPDALRVGSVKSNLGHTEAAAGIAGFIKAALCLRHRAIPAHLHFETPSSRIDWNMPVAVPTRLEPWTAEGPRMAGVSSFGFSGTNAHVILEEAPPREARRASRSGTQLLCLSAHHERSLVQLAAAYRDRLSEEDGVADVCHTAARRRVHHRNRLVVQGTTADDLRRALSDFLEETHHPAVVRGETVLDGMSKTAFVFSGQGSQWIGMGRELLASDPDFASGLRFMDVPFREEFGWSLVDALLAEPSQLDRTCIAQPVIVALQIALADLWRRWGVVPDAVLGHSLGELTAAYLAGVLPRTEALHLAGLRGRFMDEATGRGKMAELSCSEADARRYVEGHEDEVAIAALNGPETTVLAGATEALGRILERVASDGIKHRLLRVDYAFHSPQMRAFREPFEAALRGLNPRRAELCLYSSVTAAPVRGEDLTSGYWGRNLTDAVRFHPALVAMLRDGYRAIVEISPHPVLFASIQETLRREGVAGAAAYSLRRGVAEAPTLLANVAALHVAGYPIDWSAIYPGEADAVSLPAYPWHHRRFWPASSELASLENAPAKAPAQEPSSKLWNELQALGTLARPPRIERHVREQLARVLHLAPDAAPSKRTLLSDLGMDSVGAVELSKALRLTRGHELTPAVVFERPTIEGLTDYLAREFDRLRGVEVAVAAPEATVSVASSSEPIAIIGMGCRFPGGIDDPESFWQFLEEGANGVREAPKERWDLARYYDEEPGTPGRMYTAHGGFLTRVDGFDAEFFGISPREAQSMDPQQRIFLQTCWEALENAGIAAETLEGTRTGVYAGIVNQDYAMMQMKDTAHGEMDTYFATGHPHCVVSGRVSYQLGLRGPTLSVDTACSSSLVALHLACQSLRLGHSDLALAGGINLLLMPEIYMIRCQARMLSPSGRCATFDASADGYIPGEGSGVVVLKRLGDALRDGDRIDAVLRATHVNHDGRSNGMTVPSGSAQRELMLAALNEAGLEPHRVGYLEAHGTGTKLGDPIEMAAIQDVYCADRPAETPLLIGSVKTNFGHLESAAGICGLIKAVLALRHGAVPRNLHFTELNPHIELHAATRIPTELTPWRAAGPPRCAAVSSFGMSGTNAHAILEEAPPRAPKSQSATTDVRLVPLSAHHPEALRAHAARLKAHLEARPELSLDDVLHTLHKRTPHRQRAALRAGSLAELHEQLATVAAGEDDARCVRTDEVALGDPKVVFVFPGQGSQWIKMGCQLLEREPEFAAELQEVDTWIQTYAGWSVLAELRADAEASRLDQVDVIQPCIFAVQVGLARLWRSWGVVPSAVIGHSMGEVAAAYVAGVLSLEDAVCIITRRSQIVKRTRGNGAMALVELGREEAERALTGQPEVAVAAENGPHTVLLSGAPGPMEQVLEELRRRDVFCRAVKVDYASHSPQMDALRPVLNDALGQVRAREAKVAFYSTVTHRVEDGLAMNACYWADNLREPVLFWPVLRKLVEDGHNVFLEISPHPVLVPAMTQGLQHLEAKALTLPSLYRDKSESDCLLEARARYFCAGGRLACVSPEGAEVLALPSYPWQEQRFWYTPSAQAAGASAVGRMLERVATTADGRRIWESAMSPAMMPSLADHRVNGMVLFPGAGYVELVLEAAAELGLSGATRIDALEIRAALVLREDGARTVQVELTPLDERTFAFAIGSRDDDGAVWTRHADGLVTREAGEAVGSTEPLEALRGRLSQRVSAEDHYLRTRERGLEYGAAYQVVGSLFCRPGEVLAELQVPAAVQGELSGCQVHPSLLDGAFQVIDTALSGLDRVDEGAVYLPSALHGVRLHRKPGARIEGLHAHLKLLETAARDPATVEAQLWLRDADGAPVLSVERFVIRRVEGQSEVPSEWFYQLHWQPLEASPRPVAKRDESWLVFADAGGLAAAVADRLAPVGVKTTLIRKDTKVAFRELFEQHPPSAFTRVLYFWGLDAPSLEAEPDVLPAELPETESLLELVQALAATDPQPCPRLWVMTSGTTPRQAPLWAMARVLDYEHPEFKTVSCELDRRSVDLFVAMLCAEQVPDQMRLRAGIAHEARLTRYVPPAAPSAAPEIDLAQTLTLLRRLAPFERGRTWLVLGAEPRLHEAITREAALHDTRVLAHAEDPVDVIVNLAAPATAARMGSLLDARGTFIDFSASKAPPTLPSSATFMSLRLPRQPVAEEGQGWGDASGSYLITGGLGALGLRVASFLVDRGVRHLALLGRSAPDARAQEAIRALQARGAHVRIFAADVARRDDLQAALHVIAQGGAPLRGVVHCAGILRDGALLQMDRAKFRSVLDSKVAGAWNLHALTRNLPLQHFVLFSSVASMLGSPGQGNYAAANAFMDGLAAHRRARGLPALAIQWGAFRDIGLAANAERSGIAGIAPEKGMKALELALRGGETTLGVFPFPFLLWRKLNPQIAKNSLFATIRAESRYRDDETSRDASIAEALAAAAPRARRDHLDGFLKQNLSRVLKVPVEHVRPQLTFKEMGFDSLMAIELRNRLEAGLSVSLSSTLIWRYPTLDELATFLLERVAGHESTAAPAPSAGRWLVRERPNPSAKLRLLCFPHGGAGASAFQGWWQQFPEDVEILAFQPPGREERLQEEPERSMSAYASAIVDELEPLLDTPFAVFGYSLGGLTGFATLAELRRRTGRTPRHVFVSSCFAPHIPFAETTLSRVSTQQSALKAMAFYQSTPDSVFRDPEMQALLARSMDADNSVVESYHFGDERPLECPITAFAGRADDLAPLEEQQRWRELTTGRFDLLPFEGDHFFFLRDKRAVLTELQRRLLPLRSK; this comes from the coding sequence GTGGATACGACTGCCCTTCTCGAACAGAACAAAAAAGCCCTCGTCGCCATCAAGGACCTCAAGGCACGGCTCGCGCGTGCCGAGTCCGTGGCGCGTGCACCGATTGCCGTGGTGGGCATGGCGTGCCGATTTCCGGGAGGCTGCCGCACGCCCGACGATCTGTGGGCCCTCTTGCGTGAAGAACGCGATGCCGTGGGGGAGGCGCGGTGGCCCGACGCGCTGTTCGACGCCGGTGCCATCACCACCCGCGCCTTGGGGCGCATCGACCACGAGGCCGATTTCGATCCGGAGTTTTTCCACGTCTCACCGCGCGAGGCGGCGAGCATGGATCCGCAGCACCGGCTCTTGCTCGAGGTCGCGTGGGAGGCCTGCGAAAATGCAGGGATATTGCCGGAGAAGCTGCAGGGAAGCCGCACGGGTATCTTCGTCGGAATTGGCAACAACGATTACGGCGATTTCGAATTACGCAATGCCGATTTGAATGCCGTGAGCGCACACGCGGGAACGGGAAACGCCGCATGCCTCGCGGCGGGGCGGCTCTCGTTCTTCCTCGGGACCAAGGGCCCGGCGCTGGTCATCGACACCGCGTGCTCGTCGTCGCTCGTGGCCATTCACCAAGCGTGCGCGAGCCTTCGGCAAGGGGAGTCCGAGGTGGCACTCGCCGGCGGCATCAACCTGGTCTTGAGCCCCAACGGCAGCGTGTTCCTCACGCGGTTCGGCGCGCTCTCCCCCACGGGGCGGTGCCGCGCCTTCGCGGAGGCCGCCGACGGCTACGTGCGCGCGGAAGGTTGCGGCGTGGTCGTGCTCAAACGGCTCGACGACGCGCAGCGCGACGGAGACCCCATTTGGGCGGTCATCCGCGGCTCCGCGTTGAACCACGATGGCCGCAGCGGCGGGCTCACCGTTCCCAATGGTGCGGCCCAGCGTGAGCTCCTCCTGGCCGCACTCGCCAACGCGGGGGTCGCGCCGCAGCGCATTGGCTACCTGGAGGCCCACGGAACCGGCACACCCCTGGGCGATCCCATCGAAATGGGCGCCATTGCCGCCGTCTTCGGCAGCGCACCGCGGCCCGACGCCCTGCGCGTGGGCTCGGTGAAGAGCAACCTGGGGCACACGGAGGCGGCCGCCGGTATCGCGGGGTTCATCAAGGCGGCCTTGTGCCTGCGGCATCGCGCCATTCCCGCGCATCTGCACTTCGAGACGCCGAGCTCCCGCATCGATTGGAACATGCCCGTGGCGGTCCCCACGCGCCTCGAGCCTTGGACGGCCGAGGGACCTCGCATGGCCGGGGTGAGCTCGTTCGGCTTCAGCGGCACCAACGCGCACGTCATTCTGGAGGAAGCTCCGCCCCGCGAGGCCCGCCGTGCCTCGCGTTCGGGCACCCAGCTTTTGTGCCTGTCCGCGCACCATGAGCGCTCGCTGGTGCAACTCGCGGCAGCCTACCGCGATCGTCTCTCGGAAGAAGACGGCGTCGCAGACGTGTGCCACACGGCCGCGCGCCGCCGCGTGCACCATCGCAACCGGCTCGTCGTGCAGGGCACGACCGCCGACGATCTGCGCCGTGCCCTGTCCGACTTCCTCGAGGAAACGCACCACCCGGCCGTGGTGCGGGGCGAGACCGTGCTGGATGGCATGTCGAAAACGGCCTTCGTCTTTTCGGGGCAGGGGAGCCAATGGATCGGCATGGGGCGCGAGCTCCTGGCCAGCGATCCGGACTTCGCGAGCGGCCTGCGCTTCATGGACGTGCCATTTCGCGAGGAGTTCGGCTGGTCCCTGGTGGACGCGCTCCTCGCGGAGCCGTCGCAGTTGGACCGAACGTGCATCGCGCAGCCGGTCATCGTTGCCCTGCAGATCGCGCTCGCGGATCTCTGGCGGCGTTGGGGCGTGGTGCCCGATGCGGTGCTCGGCCACAGCCTGGGCGAGCTCACGGCCGCGTACCTCGCCGGTGTGCTCCCCCGCACCGAGGCGCTGCACCTCGCCGGGCTGCGAGGTCGCTTCATGGACGAGGCCACCGGTCGCGGAAAGATGGCCGAGCTCTCGTGCAGCGAAGCGGACGCGCGGCGCTACGTCGAGGGCCACGAGGACGAGGTGGCCATCGCCGCGCTCAATGGCCCCGAGACCACCGTGCTCGCCGGGGCGACGGAGGCGCTGGGCCGGATCCTGGAGCGCGTGGCCAGCGATGGCATCAAGCATCGCCTCCTTCGCGTGGACTACGCCTTTCACTCGCCGCAAATGCGCGCCTTCCGAGAGCCCTTCGAGGCCGCACTGCGCGGGTTGAACCCCCGCCGCGCGGAGCTTTGCCTCTACAGCAGCGTCACCGCCGCCCCGGTGCGTGGCGAGGACCTGACCTCGGGCTATTGGGGCAGAAACCTCACCGACGCGGTTCGTTTTCACCCGGCGCTCGTGGCGATGCTGCGCGACGGCTACCGCGCCATCGTCGAAATTTCGCCGCACCCCGTGCTGTTCGCGTCCATCCAGGAGACCCTTCGCCGCGAAGGCGTCGCGGGGGCGGCCGCCTACTCACTGCGCCGTGGCGTGGCGGAGGCCCCGACGCTTCTCGCGAACGTGGCCGCGTTGCACGTCGCCGGTTACCCCATCGACTGGAGCGCCATCTACCCGGGTGAGGCGGACGCCGTGTCCTTGCCCGCGTATCCCTGGCATCACCGCCGCTTTTGGCCCGCCTCTTCGGAGCTTGCCTCTTTGGAGAACGCACCCGCCAAGGCGCCCGCGCAGGAGCCCTCGTCGAAGCTCTGGAACGAGCTCCAGGCCCTGGGGACGCTCGCCCGTCCCCCGCGCATCGAGCGGCACGTGCGCGAGCAGCTGGCCCGCGTGCTCCACCTGGCGCCTGATGCCGCACCGTCCAAGCGCACTTTGTTGAGCGACTTGGGCATGGACTCCGTGGGCGCCGTCGAGCTCTCCAAGGCCCTGCGGCTCACACGCGGGCACGAGCTCACGCCAGCCGTGGTCTTCGAGCGACCGACCATCGAGGGCCTGACCGACTACCTCGCGCGCGAGTTCGACCGCCTTCGCGGCGTCGAGGTTGCGGTGGCTGCACCCGAGGCGACCGTGTCCGTGGCGTCCTCGTCGGAGCCCATCGCGATTATCGGAATGGGCTGCCGCTTTCCCGGCGGCATCGACGACCCGGAGTCCTTCTGGCAATTCCTCGAGGAAGGTGCAAACGGCGTTCGGGAAGCGCCCAAAGAGCGTTGGGACCTCGCCCGCTATTACGATGAGGAACCCGGCACGCCGGGCCGCATGTACACGGCGCACGGTGGCTTCTTGACGCGCGTCGATGGTTTCGATGCGGAGTTTTTCGGCATCTCGCCGCGCGAGGCCCAGAGCATGGACCCGCAGCAGCGCATCTTCCTGCAGACGTGCTGGGAGGCCCTGGAGAATGCGGGCATCGCGGCCGAGACGCTGGAGGGCACCCGGACAGGCGTCTACGCAGGCATCGTCAATCAGGATTACGCGATGATGCAGATGAAGGACACCGCGCACGGCGAAATGGATACGTATTTCGCCACGGGCCACCCGCACTGCGTGGTGAGCGGGCGCGTGTCGTACCAGCTTGGCCTGCGCGGGCCGACTTTGTCCGTGGACACTGCGTGCTCGTCGTCGCTGGTGGCGTTGCACCTGGCCTGCCAGAGCTTGCGGCTCGGGCACAGCGATCTCGCGCTGGCCGGGGGCATCAACCTGCTGCTGATGCCGGAGATCTACATGATCCGCTGCCAGGCGCGGATGCTCTCTCCGAGCGGGCGTTGCGCGACCTTCGATGCGTCGGCCGACGGCTACATCCCGGGGGAGGGCAGCGGCGTGGTGGTGTTGAAGCGCCTCGGCGATGCACTTCGCGACGGCGATCGCATCGACGCGGTTCTGCGAGCGACCCACGTGAACCACGATGGACGCAGCAACGGCATGACCGTTCCCAGCGGCAGCGCCCAGCGCGAGTTGATGCTCGCCGCATTGAACGAAGCGGGGCTCGAGCCGCACCGCGTGGGCTACCTCGAGGCGCACGGTACGGGCACGAAGCTGGGCGATCCGATCGAGATGGCCGCGATCCAAGACGTCTATTGCGCGGATCGCCCCGCGGAGACGCCGCTTCTCATCGGCTCGGTGAAGACGAACTTCGGCCACCTGGAGTCGGCGGCGGGCATCTGCGGTCTCATCAAAGCGGTGCTCGCGCTCCGGCACGGCGCCGTGCCGCGCAATTTGCACTTCACCGAGCTCAATCCGCACATTGAATTGCACGCGGCCACGCGCATTCCCACCGAGCTTACGCCGTGGCGCGCGGCCGGTCCGCCGCGGTGCGCGGCGGTCAGCTCGTTTGGCATGAGCGGCACCAACGCGCACGCCATCCTGGAGGAGGCCCCGCCGCGCGCCCCCAAGTCTCAATCTGCAACGACGGACGTGCGGCTCGTTCCCCTCAGCGCGCACCATCCCGAAGCGCTGCGCGCGCACGCGGCGCGGTTGAAGGCGCACTTGGAGGCAAGGCCCGAGCTCTCGCTCGACGACGTGCTGCACACGTTGCACAAACGCACCCCGCATCGCCAGCGCGCCGCCTTGCGTGCGGGCTCCTTGGCGGAGTTGCACGAGCAGCTGGCAACGGTGGCCGCCGGCGAAGACGACGCGCGCTGCGTTCGGACCGACGAGGTGGCGCTGGGCGATCCCAAGGTGGTCTTCGTGTTTCCCGGGCAAGGCTCCCAATGGATCAAGATGGGGTGCCAGCTTCTGGAGCGCGAGCCCGAGTTTGCCGCGGAGTTGCAAGAGGTCGACACCTGGATTCAAACGTACGCGGGTTGGTCGGTGCTGGCGGAGCTGCGCGCCGATGCGGAGGCCTCCCGGTTGGATCAGGTGGACGTCATTCAGCCGTGCATCTTTGCGGTGCAAGTTGGTCTGGCGCGGCTATGGCGCTCCTGGGGCGTCGTTCCGAGCGCGGTGATCGGGCACAGCATGGGCGAGGTGGCGGCGGCCTACGTCGCCGGGGTGCTCTCGCTCGAGGATGCGGTGTGCATCATCACGCGGCGCAGTCAAATCGTGAAGCGCACGCGCGGTAACGGCGCCATGGCGCTGGTGGAGCTCGGCCGCGAAGAGGCCGAGCGCGCCCTTACAGGACAGCCCGAGGTCGCCGTTGCCGCCGAGAACGGCCCGCACACGGTGCTGCTCTCGGGGGCGCCGGGGCCCATGGAGCAGGTGCTCGAAGAGCTGCGGCGGCGGGACGTCTTCTGCCGCGCCGTGAAGGTCGACTACGCGTCCCACTCCCCGCAGATGGACGCCCTTCGTCCCGTGCTGAACGATGCGCTCGGCCAGGTGCGAGCGCGCGAGGCGAAGGTCGCTTTCTACTCCACGGTGACCCATCGCGTGGAGGACGGCCTCGCGATGAATGCGTGCTATTGGGCCGACAACCTGCGCGAGCCGGTGCTTTTCTGGCCGGTCCTTCGGAAGCTGGTCGAGGACGGACACAACGTCTTTCTGGAGATCAGCCCGCACCCGGTGTTGGTGCCGGCGATGACGCAGGGCTTGCAGCACCTCGAGGCCAAGGCGCTCACCCTGCCGTCGTTGTACCGCGACAAATCCGAGAGCGACTGCCTGCTCGAGGCGCGCGCCCGGTACTTCTGCGCGGGCGGGCGGCTGGCTTGCGTCTCGCCGGAAGGTGCCGAGGTGCTCGCGCTGCCGAGCTACCCATGGCAGGAGCAGCGTTTCTGGTACACACCGAGCGCGCAGGCGGCAGGCGCCAGTGCGGTGGGCCGCATGCTCGAGCGGGTCGCGACGACGGCGGATGGGCGGCGCATCTGGGAGAGCGCCATGAGCCCCGCCATGATGCCCTCGCTGGCGGATCACCGCGTGAATGGCATGGTGCTGTTTCCAGGTGCCGGGTACGTCGAGTTGGTGCTGGAGGCAGCCGCCGAGCTCGGGCTGTCCGGCGCGACGCGCATCGACGCGCTGGAGATCCGGGCGGCGCTGGTGCTTCGCGAGGACGGGGCGCGCACCGTGCAGGTGGAGCTCACCCCGCTCGACGAGCGGACGTTCGCGTTCGCCATCGGCAGCCGGGACGACGACGGCGCCGTATGGACGCGCCACGCCGATGGCCTCGTGACGCGTGAGGCGGGCGAGGCCGTCGGATCGACGGAGCCGCTCGAGGCTCTGCGCGGGCGTCTTTCGCAGCGCGTTTCCGCGGAGGACCATTACCTGCGTACGCGGGAGCGCGGCCTCGAATATGGCGCGGCGTACCAAGTCGTGGGGAGCCTTTTCTGCAGGCCCGGCGAGGTGCTGGCGGAGCTCCAGGTGCCGGCCGCCGTTCAGGGGGAGCTTTCGGGATGCCAGGTGCACCCAAGCTTGCTCGATGGCGCGTTCCAAGTGATCGACACGGCGCTTTCCGGGTTGGATCGCGTGGACGAAGGTGCGGTGTACCTTCCGTCCGCCCTTCATGGGGTGCGCCTTCATCGCAAGCCGGGGGCGCGCATCGAGGGGCTGCATGCGCACCTGAAGCTGCTGGAGACGGCCGCCCGGGATCCTGCGACGGTGGAGGCGCAGCTTTGGCTTCGCGACGCCGACGGAGCTCCGGTGCTCAGCGTCGAGCGGTTCGTCATCCGCCGCGTGGAAGGCCAATCCGAGGTTCCGAGCGAGTGGTTTTACCAGCTTCACTGGCAACCGCTGGAGGCATCACCCCGGCCTGTGGCGAAGCGCGATGAATCGTGGCTCGTGTTCGCGGACGCGGGAGGTCTCGCGGCGGCCGTTGCCGATCGGCTGGCGCCGGTGGGCGTGAAGACGACCCTGATTCGCAAAGATACCAAGGTCGCATTTCGCGAGCTCTTCGAGCAGCATCCACCGAGCGCGTTCACGCGGGTGCTCTATTTCTGGGGCCTGGATGCACCGTCGCTCGAGGCGGAGCCCGACGTTCTGCCCGCGGAGCTCCCCGAGACCGAGTCGCTGCTCGAGCTGGTGCAGGCCCTCGCGGCGACCGATCCGCAGCCTTGCCCGCGCCTCTGGGTGATGACCTCGGGCACGACCCCGCGGCAAGCGCCCCTCTGGGCCATGGCGCGCGTGCTGGACTACGAGCATCCCGAGTTCAAGACGGTCTCGTGCGAGCTGGATCGGCGCAGCGTGGACCTGTTCGTCGCGATGCTCTGCGCCGAGCAGGTGCCCGACCAAATGCGTCTGCGCGCTGGCATCGCCCACGAGGCGCGCCTCACGCGCTACGTGCCGCCTGCCGCCCCATCGGCCGCGCCCGAGATCGATCTTGCGCAGACCTTGACCTTGCTGCGCCGCCTGGCCCCCTTCGAGCGGGGTCGCACGTGGCTCGTCCTCGGCGCCGAGCCGCGACTGCACGAAGCCATCACGCGCGAGGCCGCGTTGCATGACACGCGCGTCCTCGCCCACGCGGAGGATCCCGTCGACGTCATCGTGAACCTCGCCGCGCCGGCCACCGCCGCCCGCATGGGCTCCTTGCTCGACGCCCGCGGAACCTTCATCGATTTCTCGGCCTCCAAAGCGCCTCCGACGCTCCCATCTTCGGCCACCTTCATGTCATTGCGCCTCCCTCGTCAGCCCGTGGCGGAGGAGGGCCAGGGCTGGGGAGACGCATCCGGCAGCTACCTCATCACCGGCGGCCTGGGGGCCCTCGGCCTCCGCGTGGCAAGCTTCCTCGTCGATCGCGGCGTACGCCATCTCGCCCTGCTCGGCCGCTCCGCCCCCGACGCGCGAGCCCAAGAGGCCATCCGCGCCCTTCAGGCCCGGGGCGCCCACGTCCGCATCTTCGCCGCCGACGTCGCACGCCGCGACGATCTCCAAGCCGCCCTCCACGTCATCGCCCAAGGCGGCGCCCCGCTCCGCGGTGTCGTCCACTGCGCCGGCATCCTCCGCGACGGCGCCTTGCTCCAGATGGACCGCGCCAAGTTCCGATCGGTCCTTGACAGCAAGGTTGCCGGTGCCTGGAACCTCCACGCGCTGACGCGCAACCTGCCCCTGCAGCACTTCGTCCTCTTCTCCTCCGTCGCCTCCATGCTCGGGTCCCCGGGCCAAGGAAACTACGCCGCGGCCAACGCCTTCATGGACGGCCTTGCCGCCCACCGTCGTGCGCGCGGCCTTCCGGCCCTGGCCATCCAGTGGGGCGCCTTCCGCGACATCGGCCTCGCCGCCAACGCCGAGCGAAGCGGCATCGCAGGCATCGCACCCGAGAAAGGCATGAAGGCCCTCGAGCTCGCCCTGCGCGGGGGCGAGACGACGCTCGGGGTCTTTCCGTTCCCGTTTCTTCTCTGGCGCAAACTCAATCCGCAGATCGCCAAGAACAGCCTCTTCGCGACCATCCGCGCCGAGAGCCGCTACCGCGACGACGAGACCTCCCGTGATGCTTCCATCGCCGAGGCCCTCGCCGCCGCCGCCCCCCGCGCGCGCCGCGACCACCTCGACGGCTTCCTCAAGCAGAATCTCTCGCGGGTCCTCAAGGTTCCCGTCGAGCACGTCAGGCCTCAGCTCACCTTCAAGGAAATGGGCTTCGACTCCCTCATGGCCATCGAGCTGCGCAACCGCCTCGAGGCCGGCCTCAGCGTCTCGCTCTCCTCCACCTTGATCTGGCGCTACCCCACCTTGGACGAGCTCGCGACCTTCCTGCTCGAGCGCGTCGCAGGCCACGAATCCACCGCAGCACCGGCGCCCTCCGCGGGCCGCTGGCTCGTGCGCGAGCGGCCGAACCCATCGGCCAAGCTGCGTCTCCTCTGCTTTCCCCACGGCGGCGCCGGAGCATCGGCCTTCCAGGGATGGTGGCAGCAGTTTCCCGAGGACGTGGAGATCCTCGCCTTCCAGCCCCCGGGTCGTGAGGAGCGCCTTCAGGAAGAACCCGAGCGCAGCATGTCCGCGTACGCGTCCGCCATCGTGGACGAGCTCGAGCCGCTCCTCGACACGCCGTTCGCCGTCTTCGGATACAGCCTGGGAGGGCTCACCGGCTTTGCCACCCTCGCGGAGTTGCGCCGGCGCACCGGGCGCACGCCTCGGCACGTGTTTGTCTCTTCGTGCTTCGCCCCGCACATCCCCTTTGCGGAGACGACCTTGAGCCGCGTCTCCACGCAGCAGTCCGCGCTGAAGGCGATGGCCTTCTACCAATCCACGCCCGATTCGGTGTTTCGCGACCCCGAAATGCAAGCACTTTTGGCGCGATCCATGGACGCCGACAACTCCGTCGTTGAGTCCTACCACTTTGGCGACGAACGCCCGCTCGAGTGCCCCATCACGGCATTCGCGGGCCGCGCGGACGACCTGGCGCCGCTCGAAGAGCAACAGCGCTGGCGCGAGCTCACCACGGGTCGCTTCGACCTTCTGCCCTTCGAGGGCGATCACTTCTTCTTCCTGCGCGACAAGCGCGCCGTCCTGACCGAGCTGCAACGTCGCCTGCTCCCGCTTCGATCGAAATGA